AGACAAGCTGTTCCTGTATTAGTTGAGTTGTTTTGTAAATTTGGACCAAAATGAGTGTGTACTCTAAAATATTTCCTTcgctaattttttgttttttttgtttttcaccaccagttgaatctggttcaagaatcagttctaacatcaagtggtttcagtccctcctgatcgcagttgcggggatcaacTGTGATTCTCACTACTAAGTTCAgagtcaatcaccactaaaccaataACTATTGGTTCCTTTGCTAATTCTAATACCAAAGGTTTCAATTCAAACTCTTAATTACTGTAAGTCATGTCAATGCAActaaaatcttaattttaagcgatgaactaaaataaaataattaataaaaatcctgaaaaaaataattaatcaagGATGTGTTATATCATACATGTTTGTGGTCTATGGATACCAATAGATACCGGACTTTGGTTTttgggaattttttttctttccttacaTTTATCTCTTTATCTCAACCTATTCTAAAATATTCTCATTCTACTCTATACTAAagtgtgttggtatgttaaaagtgtgCTGATATGTTAATTAAAGTGTACTGTTATGTTAAAAATGTGATGGTAtgttaaaattacatttatctCTTTAACATATTTTACCGGACTATTTTTCAAAAGTGTGCCGATAGTTTTTAACATGCAAAAGTTTTTCAATTGAAATCTGGCTAGTTTTATTGGAATCTCTGATGATTGCAACTTtaactttgaattttatttctAGATAGGAGGGGAACATAACAAAGCTATACTCATAGAACAAAGCTGATGAAAACAAAACGCAGGCCACAAGTTGATGAAACTAGGTATCAACTGAAGCAGCCCTTAACAAACACAAATACCCGGACAATAAAAATCACCTTGTCATAGTATTACCAGGttgaaaattcaataaaattgattttctttttcaaacTGACCTTTCCTGAATAAATATGAACAATCTGAACAAAATTAGCAAAAATTGAAGAATGTGCGATTTGATATACTGACGGCGGAGGAGAAGGCCAGGGGTGGGTTTGATACATGCGGGAGAAAGCTAAAGTACACTAAAATCGGAAAAGTTTCTAAGAGTATTCCGGTAAAGTTCTCTTTTGTATACCAAAAAAGTTCTTTTTTAAGTGTTCCGGTTGCAATTGAAAAACTTTTGCGTgttaaaaaaaaggagaatgttaacatgtgcatatatgacacatgttaaggtagtaaaaatagaaattatgttttagaatttgtgcattttaacttttcaagcattaaatgttttgtatcattaaatgttaaatttctatattaagatatcttatcatgtgccctatatgcacatgttaacaagaccctaaaaaaaatgtaggggtaaagtcaaatgataaaaagggtaaaattggaaaaaacatATTATTTGTAGGGGTAAAGGTATAATTGTAGggatagaaaatttattttcagttttCAATGAATATTGGGCTTTTATATCCATTGAATATTGGCCTTTTAGTTTCCAGCAATATTTGGGCTTACATACACTGTGATAAGAAGATGATGAGATTTTTTAGCACAAGTATAATAtgttaagattttttttcaccCTACTTACTTATCATGTGTCTTatgcattttcatttttatatttccgctatttaagtagtagatgttataaaaatgagaaattattgAGAAATTTTGTAAATGTCGTCCGCTACGTATTGGACGTTATAAAAACAAATCTAATAGGATATCTTTGAGGTGTATCCGTTACCTAATAAGTAGCGAACGAAGATATTTTGATAAATCCGTAGTGCGTGTGAGAAAATAGGtagaatgacaaaaaaaaaagtctctaATATTTTAAGTCACGTAGTTGGTACCAGTAGTTGGTACCAGTAGTTGGTACCAGAATTATTGAGATAACAGAGtactaattaaataaatattttccttcaaaaaaacaaatttatcttttaactaatttattagtaaaaaaccATCTTCTAACTAATTGATCAGTAAAAGTTTTTGTACAAGTATGGTTTACAATTAGGCTCCGTTTGACTCTACTTAATTTatacttttctacttctccttaaaagaaatagagaagtagaaaattatatttggccctatttctccttaaaagaattagagaaataaagtaaagaagtagaaaataaggagaagttaggtcaaacaattttttttattctttattacttttaaagagatgaaaaaaaagtagaaaaaaaatagtgtcaAACGGACCCACAgtgtattataatttttatagaaaagatataaaaaatatactgtACTAATgaaatactatttttattttttacggaTGAAATACTATATCTTGAACGTAgagaaaaatacaaagaaatgtGAGTTTGagttgaatttttaaaatatttaataaatatagtttataaaatcattttaaaaacattatacATTCTATGAAAATCTTTTTAGAATATGATAATTGATggtttaaaaaaagaaaagggagAAAGAAGTTGACTTATTAACTACATGTATGGGTCAAGTGAATGGAAGAAAGATAAACTTATCCACTCCCATGTAAGCTGTAAAGTACTTAACAACGAGGAAAACTCAAGCATTAATAAGCAAAAATTTTCTGCTTAATTAGATACAAAAAAGCTGTTGTTGGATCATTAATCATTAATGTTTTGTAACTTGCACCAGTTTTGAATAGCTTGAGACACCACTTCTTCAACTAATTGTGCACTCAAAGGACTAGTATCTTCATTGTTCTCCTGccacaaaagaaattaattgCGTCAATGGCATCGCAAAGATAAGTGATTCATTGAGCCATATATATCATAGTTCTAAATTACGGTCCATAACTATAATTGCAACtgcaacatatatatacaaattttaGAGGTCTTTACAACGGCATTAGAACTGCAATTGCTTGTATATATGTTAGTTGCATTTGCTTTCATGTTGCGCGGAAGAGAAAAGTTCGCGCAGCGTAACCACAAGTGCAATTTAGAACTATATATGTATCATAATCATGTGAGTGATTGTTTGTGTTACATCACTAGCAAAATTACGTACTTTGTTCCCAATAGCTTCTAAACAAAAGTCATCAACACAAGAAACCCTAGCATGGGGTACTTCAAGACCAAGTTCTTCGAAAGCTTCCAAGATGAACACTAGCAATCCTTGGCAACTCCTTTCACTATGAACCTTGATCACAAAGCCTTCTTCTTGTGTCTCAACTTTAAGCTACAAATacaaatcaattattaattaGGTTCATGTCGGTTAATATATATAGGACTCTTACAAATAAAAATGATGTACAtggttataaattataatgtatATATACCTTAGGCATTGGATTATAATCAACAATTGATTGTGTTGTTGGAACAGGTAACTGTTTCAATTCTTCAAGTTTTTGCTTTAATCCTTGTATATACTCTGTTGCATCCAATATCACTGAGGTTTTACTGTGCTGCATAATTAACATAGAAACATTACATCATACAtagtttcaaattttaatttattaccCAGCAGCAATGCGCGTTGCAGCATTCGCAATGACTGCAATtgcaactgcaatttaaaaccatgattgTGTCTGTCTGTCATACTCATATCTACGGTAGTAGATTAAATAGAATATTTATTATCTatgaatatataaatatatagaaaaactACAAATAGTTCGAGAGGTACATCCAAGAACGGGGTCAAAGGGATCAAAAACTGCTAATTCATATAGGGCCATCAAACCGGCCCAACTAGCAACCAGAGCTGTATGCATTATATGGACACAAAGTAAACGTCCGGGATCATTTAATACAACGGTATGAACGCGATACCAAGGCAAACCCATGAAAATACCtcttatatcaacaaaaaatgaGAACCAGAAGCAGTCGATacaaaaaccaaaagaaacCAAAACCGCCTAAAACACTAGTGGGAAATAGCAGAGGAGCTCCCAACACACCCAAGTGAGTGCAAATTAAATGAAGTGGAGAAGATGTTATGATAACttgaaatgaatgaataagaAATAAATTTGCATGTAAATTAAAAGTTTAAGTATTATCAAGTGGATTGAATGATAGAAAGAAAATAATCGGGTGTATTAATAAGAATAATCACCGATGGGGAGTATATGATTGAACGTAGCAGTTGTAGTTTCCTCCTGTATATGGCTGTTCTCTTGTGAACTTTGGAAAccattctttctctctctctctctccctctctctctctcacacacactcaagagatatatatatatatatatagagaactaattatatatataatttacaaAAAGAAATCTAAAGAAAATCTTATGGTTTATAAAGAAGGATGTGGACACAGAATCTTGTTAATGACATGTGAAGCAGTTTTGGAATTATCATATGTATGTGAAAAGTTTTAACTTGAAGgctatttgtttttttcttcttgtgaCAATCATATTTGTCATTCAACTAACTTTCTTCTTCTCAAGCTAATATAGACCTACTTTGACACGGCATAATATTGCATACGGAGATAGTACCAataatatatcattaaaaatggAATTTAACTAATCATAATTGACAGCTAATCACTTTTCAAATGTACAGTATTAGTATAGGAAAATCATGTTGTTAAGTTGATCTTTCACTAATTAGCTTAAACATTTTCTGTACCTTGTTTTATAATCATCAATTACTAACTAGCAATATATTGTTAATTCAAATTATTGCACTTATTATGTAGGATACTATATACCATAGGTTGGACAGTATTTTGTATTATGAGGAAATGATAAATGATTTCTTAATTCTTATGGGTGCTAGGTtagaaattatattttcttgcctagttttttatattataccAAGTAATTTAGTGGTTTGGAATTCACCTTTTGATGTGAATATAAATGAGAAATTTCATGTTTTAACATTCCTATTAACTGAATTATCCTAACAGAAATTTTCTCGCCCATGGTATTAgttttttagaatttaaaatttacTTCTATCCCTAATTTTCATTATTAAGTTTCATTATTTTAAGCTTGCGGAGTTCTAATGATATCCGATATATTCTGCTGGTATGATCAGGGACGGATTTAGTGTGGGGGCAGTGGGGTCAGCCGACCCCATTTgcctattatatttttagttaatactAGTCTTATTTATGCTATGTGACCCCATATATCTGGTATTATCGTTTTTATATAGTCAATTTATTAcactataacaaatataaaattaataagactaatttataatactaatgaGTATCTTAAGAGTATTGACTAATAAACCAAAATAAGTAATATtgtataagaaaatgttaaaattatataaataacaatttatatttttttacgttATAATTTTGACCCCACTTACTaaaatttctggatccgtccctgggTATGATGGCACCTATCATTATTTCAAGTTATTATCTATCTAGTTACAAGTTATCCTTACTTTCAACTTGGTACAAATTAAATGACAACTAACTAGTTGGATTACAACATGAAGTAAATAATGATTTAGGAGGGAAATGTTGAAGTATGATTGCCACATTCGATAGCAGTTAAAATGGATAATAACATAGAAAAAGACAACATATGCAAGCTGGTATAAATTTGTCCTGCAAGAAGAGTAGCGTGTGGGGTCATAGATATAGTAAGAAAAAAACAGTATCCATGTTTATGAAAATTACAAACATTCTTCTGCATGCGAGGAACGTGAATGACTGATGAAAGTGATGGTGGTGCAATGGCAGGATATAGTGGGGTTAACTTAGAAGCTGGCAAGGAATCTCTATGATCTCAATGGCTAATATTTCTGTTTGAaaatgccttttttttttttttttactttatatatagttacatttATAGTAGTTTAAATGTTCATATATgataccaatcgttagttggttcagtggtgatcgttgctgaacttggtagggaggaccacggttcgatccccgcaactgagATCGGAAGGGGGCTGGACGATTTGATTCCAGAACTgtcccccgaaccagattaaactggtagcgaaagaaaaaaaaaggttcatATATGATCAAAATATAATTGTGATCAGGAGGAGGCTGAAACTACTTGATACCAGAACTCATCTCCGAACtagattagacggtccagtgGACCGGATACTTGTGGTAAAACAAAATAGATGTGtttgattataaatttattttaacgaGTTTATAGCAATTTTATTAGCCTATATCATTAGACTATGATAGTCATATCTCTATATTTCaacaattaaatttattatatattataaattataattgctAATTTATCAATTATATGCTGTCCtctattaattaactaattgatcaactattttttactaaaagagCAGTAATATATCAAGGCACCattcaaattaaaattgcaaCTGCTAGCAAAACAAAAGTGTCAAAAACACATGTTACAGCTTTTAGGTGTTAATGGTCTTTGAATGCCTCCAAGGTTTCCTCACGGGGAAggaattctctctctctcacctTTCATTTTCTCTTTATAATTGGTTAATTTGGCTTCCCCCTATATATCTACACGGACACGTTAAAATAGTTTTTGGTTTTATTATGGGTgtggagaaaaataaaataaggggtGCCATGCCATATTCattgttatatttatattttccctcagattaaaaaataaaatagtttgaaCTTATTTGTACATCAAATTGTGGGACATTAATATAAAAGTAGTCATCATTACTCCTCTATTTTTCGATTAAGTGTCTCTGTTTGACCATGTGCATAATTTACATAATTTACTTTAATCACATGTTATTTAAGATGAGACATACTCTACCCTTTAATAATTTGCGGTACTTACCCAACAGTCAATGCGAATATCCGACATAAATAGATTTGCATATGTTATCTACAATTAAATTCACTACATGAAAAAGTTCAAATACCGACGGAATTCAGAGACGGAATTTGTTTCTTCTCTATTTGAGACGAAATTAGAGACAGAAAAGAACATTTAGAGacgaaaattaaaatatatgtattagtGACAAATGTTAGAGACCGAATGTTCTATCTCTAATTCATTCTGTCTCTATATCTGTCTCTACTTGATtactttttaattataaatagaaaataatagttGGAGACAGATTTTAGAGACAAACTTTGACCGTGTCAAATATTTTCTGTCTCTCTATCTGTTTCTAATCAGTCAACTTGTTATTAGAGTAGTCAAACTTTATTTCACATGCatgcatatatgatatatgatgtATTTCGGAAGACACCAAAAATTGTCATATTTTATCGTTATAACAatgattttgtgtaaaaaaaaaaacgatttaATTATGACATGCAAATGCAAATGTGAGACCATCAATACGTTGCGGTACGTAATGATTTTGTGaaatattttatagtttttctCTCTACTACAAAATGACTCTGAAAagtattttaaattgaaattttatgtGTTGGAATTTAGGTTGTCACGTAATTGTTTTTcgaaaattttcttatattttaataatttaatcgtgtcacctaaaaataaatattttctctCCAACTAATTAAATACGCAActaaaatgtttattttataatttagaaaaattatatATCCATAGCAAGTACAGGGCGTGTCTAAGCCAGTGCGACCATCCTAGGTACTAAAAAAATTAGGGgcccaaaataattatttttagggGATATTATATAGGccgataaaataaaataaataaatgctgAAATTTTTAAGTGTTGAAAATAATATGCCTAAatgtattttgaaaattttaaatttatatttacaataGCATATCGTtatgaatttttgtttatagTTACAATAATATATCGTAAAAAGTTCCAATATAAATCAACATGCATTGAAGTTATTATGAAAGTGGAAGGTATAGTGTACTTTGAGAAATATAGAAATGGAAGCTTTGCATCTAGCATGAATATTGTCAAAAGTCATATTGAAAAACTATTTGAGATTGTCAATGTCCCAATAAAGGTTGAATGGTCTAACCATTTTATGCATTGAGAAAGATATGATAACATAATGATATATAGAAACAATATATTAGTGAATTTGCAACTAAAAATGCTCGTATAGGAAGtgttttgtatgaatatttcaatattaaataaaaaattcaatattttataagaattcaatttttttatattatttattagttaTGCCCAAATTATAAGTTCATCCATAGACCACTAAAATCATAGAAACGAGTCTGCGCAACTAATTTTTCTTAGTGTTAAGAAATTTGTGTTGGCGCAGCTGGAAGCTAGGCTTCGATCACTCTGGATTCGATCACTTTGGCCTGCACAGGCCTAGCAAGCAAGCAAGGATACATGCGCGCGCTGCACTGTCACTCTGGCCACGCCAATGAGCACAGTTTCTGCAGGATCTACTATCCTTGTTGCTGCAACAATGATGGATgaatggaaagaaagaaaagcacTTGTTtaacagaggaagaagaagatgattagGGAAAAATAGAATCAGTTTTATTCATCCTCAATGGGGAAAAGTAGTTGGattacaatcactaatcatgAGCCAATTATTTATACTAGATCATCACAATGGTTGATGATTCTCTTAGGCTCTAACCAACTAACAACTTCCTAACTGACTCTAATACACTTTAACAACCTAGGTGAAACAAAAACTAACTGAATCTAACAAACTCTat
This portion of the Trifolium pratense cultivar HEN17-A07 linkage group LG3, ARS_RC_1.1, whole genome shotgun sequence genome encodes:
- the LOC123916449 gene encoding transcription factor bHLH61-like, which encodes MVSKVHKRTAIYRRKLQLLRSIIYSPSHSKTSVILDATEYIQGLKQKLEELKQLPVPTTQSIVDYNPMPKLKVETQEEGFVIKVHSERSCQGLLVFILEAFEELGLEVPHARVSCVDDFCLEAIGNKENNEDTSPLSAQLVEEVVSQAIQNWCKLQNIND